One segment of Castanea sativa cultivar Marrone di Chiusa Pesio chromosome 3, ASM4071231v1 DNA contains the following:
- the LOC142626871 gene encoding serine/threonine-protein phosphatase 7 long form homolog, with protein MVDDLLRNIIKAVGLEGLLWVLGREIDHGLITALVERWRPETHTFHMPHGEVTITLQDVEVLLGLPVDGDAITGSTQKTWVDVCRDFLGFQPRNEGNHKQLTGQRILINRLLEQVANPLPPNAEEDQLHKYARCYILALLGDTIFMDKSGDKVHLMWVQQLEDLRNPQKYSWGSACLAWLYRELCRASEDTSQIGGCLLLVQYWAWARFPYLCPVVEHGPPMGAYGPPVRGPMSLKWLWVPNKKNRPAQIFRDRYREQIALMLPAQVVWQPYEVELEDLPPWCVAGRAVWTATVPLVCFHLVEKHTPDRVVRQFGMIQEIPRDVDTDTVLHDIDLRGKVGVDWTRKHAVHIDEWGNPLQRCCEAVLGDMPPQHEYHDGSKG; from the exons ATGGTTGACGACCTACTCAGAAACATCATCAAGGCAGttggtttggagggactccTTTGGGTCCTGGGTAGAGAGATTGACCATGGCCTGATAACGGCCTTAGTGGAGCGATGGCGGCCCGAGACTCACACATTCCACATGCCACATGGTGAGGTCACCATCACATTGCAGGATGTGGAGGTTCTTCTCGGGCTTCCTGTTGATGGTGACGCTATAACAGGGAGCACGCAGAAAACTTGGGTGGATGTGTGCCGGGACTTCCTTGGCTTTCAACCTAGAAATGAAGGCAACCATAAGCAACTTACTGGCCAGAGGATTCTCATCAACCGGCTTTTGGAGCAAGTTGCTAATCCATTGCCGCCTAATGCTGAAGAGGATCAGCTGCATAAGTACGCacgatgctacatcctagcgctactgggggacacaattttcatgGACAAATCCGGCGATAAGGTGCATCTAATGTGGGTGCAGCAGTTAGAAGACCTTCGCAACCCACAAAAGTACAGTTGGGGAagtgcttgccttgcatggttgtaccGAGAGTTATGCAGGGCAAGCGAGGACACCAGTCAGATTGGTGGGTGCTTACTgttggtccagtattgggcatgggctaGGTTCCCCTATTTGTGTCCAGTAGTTGAGCATGGCCCGCCAATGGGTGCTTATGGTCCTCCAGTGCGTGGTCCAATGTCCCTGAA gtggttgtgggttccaaacaagaaaaataggcCCGCCCAGATCTTCAGGGACAGGTATCGCGAGCAAATAGCTTTAATGTTGCCAGCCCAG GTGGTGTGGCAGCCATATGAAGTTGAGTTAGAGGACCTTCCGCCGTGGTGCGTTGCAGGGAGGGCCGTGTGGACAGCAACGGTGCCGCTTGTATGTTTCCATCTAGTAGAAAAACATACACCGGATCGTGTCGTTCGTCAATTTGGGATGATCCAAGAAATTCCCCGCGATGTTGACACTGACACAGTGCTTCATGACATTGATTTGAGGGGGAAGGTCGGTGTTGATTGGACGAGAAAACATGCTGTGCATATCGATGAGTGGGGTAATCCCCTTCAACGGTGTTGTGAAGCAGTACTTGGTGATATGCCTCCACAGCACGAGTACCACGACGGTTCAAAAGGGTAA
- the LOC142629597 gene encoding pectinesterase 1-like: MIQEDRVWVIPETGLTRDSIRADFEFQGRKLKAAVKGPNFIEEELTILNMAGPDKLQAVALVVSAPEVAFYNCRFHIGSQFFRNCIIKGTVDFIFGKVAAVFQNCPILVKQSKPGRVNVLTADGSNGMENQRGIVIHKSLIGAMLANKIWLEDLENSTYLGRPWSDTVATAIINSYIGHVIHPDG, translated from the exons ATGATACAAGAAGATCGTGTTTGGGTCATCCCAGAAACTGGTTTGACTAGAGATTCAATTAGAGCTGATTTTGAATTTCAAGGGAGAAAACTGAAAGCTG CCGTGAAGGGGCCAAACTTCATCGAAGAGGAGTTGACGATATTAAATATGGCTGGACCAGACAAACTTCAAGCTGTAGCCCTTGTGGTTAGTGCCCCTGAAGTGGCCTTTTATAACTGTAGATTTCATATCGGATCTCAGTTTTTCCGCAACTGTATCATCAAGGGTACCGTCGATTTTATCTTTGGCAAGGTAGCTGCTGTATTTCAGAACTGTCCAATCTTAGTGAAGCAGTCAAAGCCTGGTCGAGTTAATGTTCTGACCGCCGATGGTAGCAATGGGATGGAAAATCAAAGGGGTATTGTTATACACAAGTCCCTGATTGGAGCTATGCTAGCTAACAAGATTTGGCTAGAGGATTTGGAAAATTCAACCTACTTGGGACGGCCATGGAGTGACACAGTTGCGACGGCAATTATTAACAGCTACATTGGACATGTCATCCATCCCGATGGCTAG